The genomic region tggtgaaaacgaagtacctcctgtcttcaaacaaacagtcggcgcactcgcgtatcggcacccacgtcactgtagagaGTTATAATTTCgcggttgtaaaagacttcgtttatttaggaaccagcattaacaccgataacaatgtcagccttgaaatccaacgtagaatctctcttgccaacaagtgctactttggattcagtaggcaattgagtagtaaagtcctctctcgacgaacaaaactaacactctacaagactctctcatgcccgtcctaacgtatggcgtagaagcttggacgatgacaacatccgatgaagcgacgcttggagtgttcgcgagaaagattctgcgtaagatttttggacctttgcacgttggcaacagcgaatatcgcagacgatggaacgatgtgctgtatgagctttacgacgacatagacatagcgcagcaaataaagatccagcggctacgttggctgggtcatgtcgtccgaatggatgcaaacgctccggctttgaaagtattcgatgcggtaccagctggtggtagcagaggaagagggcggcctcatctgcgttgaaaagatcagttggagcgggacttggcttcacttggtgtgtccaactggcgccggttagcacgagaaagaaacgattggcgcgctttgttaaactcgaccaaaatcgcgtaagcggttatagcgccaattaagaagaagaagaagaaagcgcGAGAACTTGCTCGTGTAGGTGTTGCGCATGCATTTACGTACAGCATATTGTTCTACACCGGGTAAGGTATCGACGTGAAGAGCCAGCTCGGAAGCCAAATTGATTTCAGTGGTAGCAGAAATAGGCACATAATGACCGTCACATGTGAAACACTTAACTAGGTATTTGCACCATCATACACAGCACGACCAATGTCATCTATGAAATTGTCCGTAGCACCACATGTGAcgatcgtttccacgacagtcggttctacgttaccgaaatgacACGGATTTttatctggccaaggactgtcactccagcagcatttacCGTatataagtatggggaatgtttatgctgatacaacaacaacaacaacatggtaGAAATACGCGCACCTTCCGCTGCACTTGCTCGTCTGTGAAGtcctacaaataaaaacttttaaaaacaatttgttagCAAATATTCTAGTGGAACTTACTAACTGTAGTTTATGTGTTGTATGTAAGGTGGTCCCTATTATATTTCTCaacttactaaaaaaatatcaaacttttcaTTAGTCGCGTGAAGTGTTTAACCCAACCGTAAGTAATTGTCGTGCAACCGCGACTTTAAAAACAAAGTAGGTTAGTTGATTCACTTCattctttatttttcataacACACAAACCGAACCATCACAGACGAAGAGTTTCAGCTGTCTCGTGAAACACGCGTTATTCTCACCCAGTTACGTTCTGCACATTGTAGCAAGTTAAACTATCTAAATTACTTATCCAGTGTCAACCCCACTTTCGAGCATAAAAATTCAGTTTCAAACAATAATGTCATTCTCAATGGATTTATTTTGAGCACACTTTTTGTAAACTTCAGTAATCAAAACACTTGATTTCAAAATTCTTAAGATTTGTGTGGTACATATAGCACCCTAAATAtagtatgtacattagggtggtccaaaaatgcatgggaaaaaatttatattaaaatttttatgctgccgccccccataatggtaaagaatgaaaaataaaaagacccgtattttttttttttttaatcagaccatatttaatggtgccgccggggctttgaaatatcccatgtattttgcatgggaaaaaaatactttttcgtagatttcatgtaaaaacctggaaaatgaatatattttaaccggatacctcagtttctcttcataattggttagggaataacaaccaattatgaaataattaatttttttgtattaactattttttatagaacccgaaaaagcccccataaaacgaaaatctaagaaaaaatcgaaaaacaatattttatattacttttatgaaaatagttaatacaaaaaaaattaattatttcataattggttgttattccctgaccaattatgaagagaaactgagttatccggttaaaatatattcattttccaggtttttacatgaaatctacgaaaaagtatttttttcccatgcaaaatacatgggatatttcaaagccccggcggcaccattaaatatggtctgattaaaaaaaaaaaaaatacgggtctttttatttttcattctttactattttggggggcggcagcatacaaattttttttggaccaccctaatgtacatgcatacttaaGTAAcgatattaatttcaaaaaagtcACATTCCAATGCgtccatatatgtataataatatgTATCTTAAAACTTAAAGTGGTTTATCAAagttaaaatgaaaatgaatcgGTATATTCGAAAACTAAAATgagataaaattcaattttaaattttaggtaGCGATCTAGGAATGCGAATCGTATGCCACTTGAAACCTAAATACAAAACTCCCAACCCAACAAACAAACTAACTAACTTAATATTCAAACTTTTCTCTGGTTTTTGGTATCAAAGAAGCTCTACAGTGGGATCGTGTATGTCCTCACTGTTGACTATTGGTGTAAACGTTTGGAACAGATTGCGTTCCTCATCATCAGATTGATCGCTACTATCACTGTCACTGCGGTTTAGTCCTGCTGTCTTCTGCAGATACATTTCCAGTTGCTGTTGCGGTAGCAAATTCTCCACTTCCGACAAATCAATGGCGTTTAAATTGAAGTTGAGCCACGGATATCTGGTTGACTGTTGCAGCAATCGTGGCCATTTCATAAATACTCCCTTCACCAGACGCACCACTACGTTTAAGCCGCGAATTTCATGTGTGACAAGTGAGGGTTCGACAATACCCAAAAAGTTCAGCACCAGCGCATATGGCTGATCGTTGATTATGGCATAGAATAACAAGGTGTCCACTTTTACTTCTAGATAGTAGTGGTTAATATCGGGCACGTTTATAACCAGGTAAATTAGGCAATCTGTATCGTACCAAGACACTTGTGGGCGTTTATATTTCGTTTGTAACGCTGGTGGAGGTGGCAGGTCAGACGTCGACGACGATGTAGTATCATGCGCTGCGGAAGGGCAACTCACCGATTGATCATTATTACTGGTGCTTGAGGTTTTAGTTGTTGACGATAGCAGCAGTTCTTCTTCGCTACCGCTTGATGTGCTAGATTTTAACGGTTCGTAGGTGCCATGTTGGCTGAGAGCACTATTTTGTGGCGCGTTTTCTTCTTTCGGTGCCGGAAGTTGCGGCAATTCAATTGTTCGCATTGGTGTTGAGGACTCCGCACACTTAAGTTCGCCCATTTCTAAGTCGAACGAGCGTTGTATGCATTGCAAAAGTTCATCAAATTTACACAATTCCTTAGGCACCGTTGGTAATTTTGGGTGCATGTCCAAAAATTCTTTTGTTTCCTCATCCACAGTGGCAACACCATTACTGATTAGAGCCTTATTAAGCATTTCAAGCGTTTGCAAATCGTCCTCGGTTTCATTTTCATACAACAAAATTGCATATGAGTTAATGGGGAAATCCCTTATCTCCACCGATTCGTCGTTTCGTTCTATTACCGCATAAGCAAATAGATAATCCTTAGTCACTTTGAAAGGCTTCGCAAAGCGATTGAACTTAATGCCCGCCAATGTGCAGTGTACCGCCTGATAAGGTGTGAACTCCACAATTTGCTGGGTGGTTGGATACAGAAAATCATTATACAAATCTTTAGTATCAGCCATAACAAAGCAAGCATAATCACACAAAAAGAAGCGGTAAATTGAAGAAGTGGTGGCACCAATTGAAGAGGAATCTTTGTTGAAGATGCCATACAACTTGGCACGCAAATACCTATTATCATGGCGTACTATGCAGTTCTGCATAGGTTTGAACCAAGAGGCAGGAAATGGCATCAGCGGCTTTTGCTGCAACTGCGCTATGTGCGCGTTAATTGACTCGAGCAATTCATCGAATTTGGCCAAATTTTCATCGTCGATATATTGTAAGTGAATGTCACTCCAATTACCATTTTCAGCCTCACTACCGATTTCTACTTTAACCAGTTGCTCTATTGGCAGAGCAATCCAATCTTCCTTGCATGTCGTAGGCGTTAAAATATCGGTGTTACCCGTTTGGGAgacgattgttgttgttggcgtaACTACATTCGATTCGGGCGTATTAGTTGATCGCAGTGGTAAGCAAATctgcaaaattattatattagtatGTTTTCTAAGAGCATTTGAAATTAAAGTTAGTAGGTCCACAGTCGAAAATCAAGCGGGGCCGGCCGTTATGTTGATGccaaagaattaagaaaaaacatttcagtaATGTGAACTTAATGAGGAATGAAGCAAGTTTTCCGTCAAATGTAAAGCGAtatttccatttgtggaacaacatcaagacgcacaccacaaataggaggcggagctcggccaagcacctcacagaagtgtacgcgcaaattatttatttatttatatttttatttccattcaCGAAGTTGGTAGTGCGACATCTGCTTAATTTTTAGTCTTACGTTgtattcatttcaaattcattcGTTGAAATCTCGACTTTTTTCGACTGCGCTGCCTTGCCTAACCGCTATGGACCtttatttatctatatatattatttttttaatataagaaaacaTTTCTTAAGCTCATCACATTCGATTGATTAAACTGCTTCGCTGGCGATGCCGCAGCACGCGCTTGCTTAATTTCAAACGTTGCACACTAACCTCATTGGAGTTTTCATCATTCTTATCGTCAGCACACAACTGTTCATCCCAATCGGCTTCGTCCTCGCCACATCCAGCGTTGATTTTAATCAGTTCTTGTGGTTTCGGCACCTCTTTGACGTTTATTGGCGCTGGCTTTTCACTCTCTGTGGTGTCATCATTAGAGGAGAATTTTATTAGGTTGCTCGTATCGTTTTCACTAAAACTTTTGAACTCCATTTCCGTGTCACTGATCGTGGCATTCGCATCGCCATTTGCCAGCAATCCCAACTCCTCAGCTATTTCGCGTATACCCTGCCGTTTACAGTCAGCCGCAGCGGCGATATCCTTCCCCAAGAGCGATCGTTTCAAGTTTACACGATACACATATTGACCCACTTGAGCGAGCTGCTCCATCACTATCACATTGTTCACCCAAATTGTGTCGATTAATGTGAAATTAATGCTCACATGCACACATTCATTCTTAGTTAAATCGGTCATAATCCACTTCTGCACTGTTTTAGTGGCCTTTGTGTCCCACGTGCGTTCGTTGTCGAATGGCACGACGCCCAAGAGATGTATGTCAATTGCTTGGGCGGGAAAGTCTTTGAATTTGTCGTGGCACACGTAGAGTTCATCCGATTTAACGCTCGTTATAATACTGCCATCATCGATTAGTTTCACAGTCAATTTTATACTCTTAATAATATCCGTATTTTGCACTTCTGGCATTTCAAGTATGCGCGCACGCTGATAGGTGTCCGCATATTTGTAGACACACAAATCGCCTATATGGAGCGGCCAATGCATATTCCAGTTCTCTTGTTTCAAGTAATGCAAATTCATCTGTATGCTGAAATTGCAGACCTCCTTAGAGCGTCGAACGTCATGCCATTTGGTGGAGTTGGGCGAGCGATGTTGTAGCAGGCGTGCGGCATAATGGGTGGGTGAAAAGACCTATTAGAAGTGCATgttagaaatttttattgaaatttgataTTGTTTTAAGTGCTACTATGCCACACAAACCTTTAATATGAGTATACGCATATCGCCGGCTTTCGGCAAATTGTCCTTGGCGGAAGCCGCATCGAATCGTGTGAGATTGTGACGAAATTCGCAACGTGGTTCATCACACTCGCCAAATTCCAGCACATACGGACACATGCGTGTGCCCTGTAGAATTCTCGCCTCCTCGCGCTCCACCAACACACGCTTCGATACAGCCAAAATGTCGGCGTGTATCAGTTTCAGTTGATCATGCTTCTTCATGAAGTCCATCAGACGCGGCAGTTGAATGCTGTTCTCTTCGTCAAGCAAGATCAATGAGCGCGCTGTTGGACGGTCCAAGCCAGTTAGCATGTCGAAGTTTTTGCACACGTAGTTCTCGTAGGTTTGTGCTAGTGCTGAAAAACGTGCTGTAAACTTGGTCCACGATGTGGGCATTGAGTAATGTATGACGTGCGaaacattttgtatttgcaGCTCGGGAAACGAGGAGTCGGCACAAACGAGTATGCGTGAAGACATTACCTGAAATTAATATAACTATGTAAAATTGCTGtaaacatttaaatcaattcaAGCGTATAACCTTCTTTTTGCGCCACTCCTCGACTATGAGGCGCACATCCGCTGAAGAGTGGCTGTCGTAGGCAATGCAGACATATGCGGAAGTGGTCAGCGCATCCACGACTTCATAGACATCGTCATCGCTGTTGCACAGCACAAGTAAACGCTCATTTTCCAACGAATACTGCTCTATGAATTCCAAAATTGTCGCGATCTTACGTTCGCTGGGGCACAGCTTAATCGATATCATCACTCTGCCATATACAGCAGCTTCTAGAAAATCTCCCATTAAAAGCAACGGTTGACTTGCTTTACGCATCAGCGCTACAAGCAGTGAGTCCCAATGGCGTGATGTCACCACCAGTTGCCAAGGCAAACATACTTGCGCTGCATCTTTGCCCATGCTGCGCTTGGATAACTTGAAGAACGTCTTCAATACGGTTTCGATGTCCGCTTGCGAACGCGAAAGCATCAAGTCCAAATCATCAATAACCAAGTGCTTGAGCCGTTCTATATCAATCAACGATTCCTTTTCGTTATCACGCAACAGACGCAATAGACTACCTGGCGTCGCTACCAAAATGCCGCAACTATTGAGCAATTGAATTTTAGCAGCGTTTGCGTTGCGCACACCATACGATGGCACTGTGGTCACCTCTGGTCGTACACCCATTAGCAAACGCTTACAATAATTGTGCACCACCTCCACACAGGCCGAAGTGGGCACTAGAATAATGGCGACGGGACCATAAGTCTCGGCAAGGCGACAACTTTGTATGCGATACGCAACCAAACTGCAAATAGTCGGTAGGTAACTCCATGTTTTGCCCGATTTGTGTGGATTTACAATGAACAATGAATTTCCACGCAACAAGTGCGGCCAAGCGTAGGCTTGAATACGATACAGTTTGGTGACGCGCATgtgctccatttcttcgtgtatCTCTTTGAGGAAGAACGCCTCCGATATGCTTGCCAGCGCACTTAGTGGCACCTTTGAATGAGCCAGTACTAAATGGTcaataaatttggtttttagcTTATGTTCGCCCTCGACCTCGCGTAGCTCCTTAACTTGTGGCAGGTGAATGTGAAAAGATTCGAGCTTAGCACCAATCAGTTCGGAGGTTAGTTGCTCTTCCACTTGCTTCAAATGCGCCTGTTGTGTCGTCATTTTCTTCTGTAAGCGACTTTTTATTAAAGAGCGTTTATTTGATGAATGCTGTTGGGCAGCTACATCTTCATTATCGGAAGTAGAGCCGCCGTAGGTGCCATCTTCTGCGGAGTACAGTTCCATGTTGTCGGAGTCATCTTTGCAGCCGCTTGAGTTAAGATTGTTTAGGTCTAGTATATGATCGTTGCCGCCTGCTTTTTCGTCATATGCACGTCGTAGcatttcatcaattttgttCATTTGAGTTGAAGGAGATTTCAGCGAACGGTGTCTTCCGTATTTCTTCGGCACAGGTGAGCTTAAActgaaacattttcatttatattttgattACTATTGAAGAGTGTGACATCTTAATTGTTTGCATATTACTTGCTGCCACTGGAGGACAACTGTGGCTCTTGTGTTGTAGCCACCCTGTTGTTTGCCTCTTGCTTGACAGTATTGGAAAAATCCATTGGGGCTTCACTTAGTTGTGGCACTGTTGTGTCTAAAATACTTGCATGCTTTGATATGTTTGCGGCTGATGTATCACGTAACTTTTGGCCGCCGCTATGTAAATTTTCATAGCGTAAAGCTTCCTTCTGCTCCATGGCCCTTACATGGGAGTCATGTGGCACATAATCAAAACGAGTTGTCGCTTTGCGATGCCAATGATTCTTCTCGTCTTTATAATGATTTAGATTTGAGATATCAAAACCGGCTGGTATCATACGCAAGCCATGGAAAGTGGAGTTCTCATTTAAAGTCttcaaaaaaaagagaaaaaaaaaatgcatttaaatgtTAAATTGGGGGCTTAAGccgttttataatttcaaacaaACCTCGGCAGCTGGGCGATAACGCGACTTTGATTCAGTCAGCTCAAAAAATGAATCGTCCTTTATATCCTTAACCTGAAAGAAAGCGTTACGGAGTTTTACCCTGATACTTTTGCAGCATTTGCCTTGTAACAGTAATGCTAGAAATATTTCATTATGATTTTATAGGCTGTGAATAAGTAGAGCTAAGTAAATTATGATATGTGCTCTGCATATTTTTCTAACCATATTTATAAAGTTTAGCTTAATAGCGAGTGCAAGTCATGGCATTATAAGAActgatatacacacatacacatttatatatatgtaaattattataaaaaaaggagGTGAATTGTTATTATCGCAACATCGTTAAACACTCCCAATAAAGTTTTGGGGAATGCTGCCTAGTTGACAGTCTTTGGGAtcatataaatccgggtcgctgCGGCAGCCTACAATCGACTGTTGTAGGTACGAAGTGAAAACCGTCTAATAGTTTAGTTAAAACATACTACGTATTTGCAATGTCACAAAAATCGTTTTATATTGGTAATTGTACAATTAATTACAGTATAAAACTCGCTGATAAAACATTATAAGTTAGCTATACTGAAACACTTCAATTGCCAAACTTTGGTCTACTTCTTTACCTGGCATTTAGGTATAAATACGTTAACAActatttgttgctgcttttccTCGTTATGCTGTTAGTTGAGATACATaataatacacaattttttacatttaatatttCGTATTCAATTGAAGTGCATATGAGAGTCACATAATTTAACTTGATTGCTGAACTTTTTCGAGAATTACCTTTTTGCGCAAATTCATCAAACGATTAACATGAGAGCTGCTAGATGCAGTCGATGAGGAATTGTTTTCAGCTTCGTTGTTTAATTGTGCattgttttgatttaaattaGATGGTTCGGCTTTGGGGCATTCTTGCTTACATTTTTCAGCCTTATCTGCTTTAAGCTTTTCTAATCTTTGCTATTTGCCAAAGGATAAACACTTTTTCAGTATTTGAATTACAAATTAAGTGCAAGTAAATAATACCTTTCTAAGCATTTCCATGCGTTTGGTTGAAACTGAGCTATGCGACATGCCAAGCTCATTCGTATTAGTAGATGCACTGTTCGTGTTGGTCTCCTCCTCTTTAGGTGGTTCCTCTTTCGCGCCATCTTGCTTACATTTTTCAGCCTTATCTGCTTTAAGCTTTTCCAATCTTTGCTATTTGCCAAAGGATAAAcactttttcagtattttaattACGAATTAAGTGCAAGTAAATAATACCTTTCTAAGCATTTCCATGCGTTTGGTTGAAACTGAGCTTTGCGACATGCCAAGCTCATTCGTATTAGTAGATGCACTGTCAGTGTTGGTCTCCTCCTCTTTAGGTGGTTCCTCTTTCGCGCCATCTTGCTTACATGTTGCAACCTTATCTGCTTTAAGCTTTTCCAATCTTTGCTATTTTTGCCAAAAGAGACACATTTTCTCAGTATTTTAATTACGAATTAAGTGCAAGTAAATAATACCTTTCTAAGCATTTCCATGCGTTTGGATGAAACTGAGATTTGCGGCGTACTCAGCTCATTCGTGTTGGAGGATGTAGTGTCTGTGTTGCTCTCTGCTAGTGGAATGGTTTCCTTATGGCGATTTAGTAGATGACGTCTAACACCAGAGCTACTTTCGGCATCCTACACAACAATAATGCGATTGaaaggtaaaattaaaaatagtctCCCCAAGAAAATGCAGATTTGTGTGAGATATTGATGTTaaaagcacatacatatgaacatatcgCGTAGATCATAATTGCTCATCAACTTTTGCTTTTCAACTTTATTTAACTTACCATTTGCCGCTCATTATCCGATTCAGCAGTAGCGCTCATATTAGAGCTCAAGTCtataagattattttttttgatattatcGTTGGCCATCGCATGCAGCTTATTAGTTATACTCGACTCTTCAGAATGTTTGTTGCTAATCTGTACAAGAATTATTTGAAATGCTTTTAccataaattttacattttcaacCT from Anastrepha obliqua isolate idAnaObli1 chromosome 2, idAnaObli1_1.0, whole genome shotgun sequence harbors:
- the LOC129236884 gene encoding uncharacterized protein LOC129236884 isoform X1; the protein is MDLDEGKHVSITHFINPQLFWFHEISVPNEAYCEIKELEEQLQNYYKSHQPWTQAVHKPAVDMLVAVKFLSWQKMIRARVEHIANFNKNAHGGEFIMWAIDYGFPFQTKSDQIFRLPDKLSRKVDHIRRGGLVDLTPAEKDFDFRMNCAVTTMKENWSQRSCDLVEKLLNESESVMFVEKFKVKDHTWGDIIVTTHLGDKCNIRDYLIGMSLAMDAGPNFPEICLNLKVTKILPWMTNSGNSKFSANKGFLYAGSELDAKQAQQVVSPERDDYAKRKVEDWCARNELANFQESSDFDVDMLLDSVAFDDSASNENLNIRKKCVNKENQQKQQNLNIDLSGKSTKTTSEWSDEKLRKAVESIDNDEISEQKLGMAGALTESRKKKYGKRELPPKPSSHDFNMRVDSEKDMHKRNNELSEKEKLVSSVESLVLTSTVVSGRKQKLLEKRKQISNKHSEESSITNKLHAMANDNIKKNNLIDLSSNMSATAESDNERQMDAESSSGVRRHLLNRHKETIPLAESNTDTTSSNTNELSTPQISVSSKRMEMLRKQRLEKLKADKVATCKQDGAKEEPPKEEETNTDSASTNTNELGMSQSSVSTKRMEMLRKQRLEKLKADKAEKCKQDGAKEEPPKEEETNTNSASTNTNELGMSHSSVSTKRMEMLRKQRLEKLKADKAEKCKQECPKAEPSNLNQNNAQLNNEAENNSSSTASSSSHVNRLMNLRKKVKDIKDDSFFELTESKSRYRPAAETLNENSTFHGLRMIPAGFDISNLNHYKDEKNHWHRKATTRFDYVPHDSHVRAMEQKEALRYENLHSGGQKLRDTSAANISKHASILDTTVPQLSEAPMDFSNTVKQEANNRVATTQEPQLSSSGSNLSSPVPKKYGRHRSLKSPSTQMNKIDEMLRRAYDEKAGGNDHILDLNNLNSSGCKDDSDNMELYSAEDGTYGGSTSDNEDVAAQQHSSNKRSLIKSRLQKKMTTQQAHLKQVEEQLTSELIGAKLESFHIHLPQVKELREVEGEHKLKTKFIDHLVLAHSKVPLSALASISEAFFLKEIHEEMEHMRVTKLYRIQAYAWPHLLRGNSLFIVNPHKSGKTWSYLPTICSLVAYRIQSCRLAETYGPVAIILVPTSACVEVVHNYCKRLLMGVRPEVTTVPSYGVRNANAAKIQLLNSCGILVATPGSLLRLLRDNEKESLIDIERLKHLVIDDLDLMLSRSQADIETVLKTFFKLSKRSMGKDAAQVCLPWQLVVTSRHWDSLLVALMRKASQPLLLMGDFLEAAVYGRVMISIKLCPSERKIATILEFIEQYSLENERLLVLCNSDDDVYEVVDALTTSAYVCIAYDSHSSADVRLIVEEWRKKKVMSSRILVCADSSFPELQIQNVSHVIHYSMPTSWTKFTARFSALAQTYENYVCKNFDMLTGLDRPTARSLILLDEENSIQLPRLMDFMKKHDQLKLIHADILAVSKRVLVEREEARILQGTRMCPYVLEFGECDEPRCEFRHNLTRFDAASAKDNLPKAGDMRILILKVFSPTHYAARLLQHRSPNSTKWHDVRRSKEVCNFSIQMNLHYLKQENWNMHWPLHIGDLCVYKYADTYQRARILEMPEVQNTDIIKSIKLTVKLIDDGSIITSVKSDELYVCHDKFKDFPAQAIDIHLLGVVPFDNERTWDTKATKTVQKWIMTDLTKNECVHVSINFTLIDTIWVNNVIVMEQLAQVGQYVYRVNLKRSLLGKDIAAAADCKRQGIREIAEELGLLANGDANATISDTEMEFKSFSENDTSNLIKFSSNDDTTESEKPAPINVKEVPKPQELIKINAGCGEDEADWDEQLCADDKNDENSNEICLPLRSTNTPESNVVTPTTTIVSQTGNTDILTPTTCKEDWIALPIEQLVKVEIGSEAENGNWSDIHLQYIDDENLAKFDELLESINAHIAQLQQKPLMPFPASWFKPMQNCIVRHDNRYLRAKLYGIFNKDSSSIGATTSSIYRFFLCDYACFVMADTKDLYNDFLYPTTQQIVEFTPYQAVHCTLAGIKFNRFAKPFKVTKDYLFAYAVIERNDESVEIRDFPINSYAILLYENETEDDLQTLEMLNKALISNGVATVDEETKEFLDMHPKLPTVPKELCKFDELLQCIQRSFDLEMGELKCAESSTPMRTIELPQLPAPKEENAPQNSALSQHGTYEPLKSSTSSGSEEELLLSSTTKTSSTSNNDQSVSCPSAAHDTTSSSTSDLPPPPALQTKYKRPQVSWYDTDCLIYLVINVPDINHYYLEVKVDTLLFYAIINDQPYALVLNFLGIVEPSLVTHEIRGLNVVVRLVKGVFMKWPRLLQQSTRYPWLNFNLNAIDLSEVENLLPQQQLEMYLQKTAGLNRSDSDSSDQSDDEERNLFQTFTPIVNSEDIHDPTVELL